In Anopheles gambiae chromosome 2, idAnoGambNW_F1_1, whole genome shotgun sequence, a single window of DNA contains:
- the LOC1274881 gene encoding acetyl-CoA carboxylase isoform X2 encodes MEKCDASTADGCDTEPPIGVLTNGNGSAQAQPIVDAAAVELVAQQIKQVSVSNANFLYDRPQPRRQQKQKRPNRPQDRPCLVNGRQERYAETESVDTNDNHIKMETTTDSVPATTGEENSSAAPGQERASFIVGEEDSQLDDELEANDAFPQTMENGSGLRSVSSYEMNLTEKRRRLRPSMSHGTGLGLQRGQERDFVLSTTEEFVKKFNGTRVINKVLIANNGIAAVKCMRSIRRWSYEMFKNERAVRFVVMVTPEDLKANAEYIKMADHYVPVPGGSNNNNYANVELIVDIALRTQVQAVWAGWGHASENPKLPELLHKKNLVFLGPPERAMWALGDKVASSIVAQTAEIPTLPWSGSELKAQYSGKKIKISSELFARGCVTTSDQGLVAAGKIGFPVMIKASEGGGGKGIRRVDSPDEFPALFRQVQAEVPGSPIFVMKLARGARHLEVQLLADQYGNAISLFGRDCSIQRRHQKIIEEAPAVIADPAVFEEMERAAVRLAKMVGYVSAGTVEYLYDSEGKYFFLELNPRLQVEHPCTEMVADVNLPACQLQIGMGVPLYRIKDIRLLYGESPWGSTVIDFDCPSQKPRPWGHVIAARITSENPDEGFKPSSGTVQELNFRSSKNVWGYFSVAASGGLHEFADSQFGHCFSWGENRQQARENLVIALKELSIRGDFRTTVEYLITLLETNSFLDNTIDTAWLDALIAERVQSDKPDIILGVVCGALHIADRKVTDAFASFKGSMEKGQIQAANTLTNVVDVELIAEGVRYKVQAAKSGPNTYFLVMNGSFKEVEVHRLSDGGMLLSLEGSSYTTYMKEEVDRYRIVIGNQTCVFEKENDPSLLRSPSAGKVISLLVEDGAHVSKGQAYAEIEVMKMVMTLKANEAGTVTFVRRPGAVLDAGTLIGHLELDDPSLVTKAQPYKNPWPVSEHVQIPEKLNRIHSCYKTILENTLAGYCLPDPYNAPRLREIIEKFMLSLRDPSLPLLELQEVIASISGRIPVSVEKKIRKLMQLYERNITSVLAQFPSQMIASVIDSHAATLQKRADRDVFFLTTQGIVQLVQRYRNGIRGRMKAAVHELLKQYYAVESQFQHGHYDKCVAAIREKHKDDMDVVVGTIFSHSQVAKKNLLVTLLVDHLWANEPGLTDELAATLSELTSLNRAEHSRVALRARQVLIAAHQPAYELRHNQMESIFLSAVDMYGHDFHPENLQRLIQSETSIFDILHDFFYHSNRAVCNAALEVYVRRAYTSYELTCLQHLELSGEVPLVHFQFLLPTAHPNRYNSEGNDPDAIPDSFMRTGCMAAFDSFEHFNQYSDEILDLLEDYASPVFVNPKVLEAVDGGDSDRRMSTSINVSISDQVNRAVESEAAAPRPSDAIHILSIAVRDMGDMEDHQMEQVFGSFCNLHREELLSRRVRRITFAALKKRQFPKFFTYRARDQFEEDRIYRHLEPACAFQLELNRMKTYDLEALPTANQKMHLYLGRAKVPKGQEVTDFRFFIRSIIRHSDLITKEASFEYLQNEGERVLLEAMDELEVAFSHPQAKRTDCNHIFLNFVPTVIMDPAKIEESVTKMVMRYGPRLWKLRVLQAELKMVIRQTPQSPTTSVRLCIANDSGYFLDIAMYTEVTDPETHVIKFQAYGSRQGPLHGLPISSPYMTKDFLQQKRFQAQSNGTTYVYDIPDMFRQMTERLWKEFSKARPTEDIRIPEKILLECNELVLNGDTLEEIQRLPGENNVGMVAWRIVLATPEFANGREIIVIANDLTYLIGSFGPQEDLLFYKASELSRQRKCPRIYISVNSGARIGLAEEVKSLFKVAWEDPEEPEKGFKYLYLTTDDYSKIANSNSVRAILIEDEGEPRYKITDIIGKTDGLGVENLRYAGMIAGETSRAYEDVVTISMVTCRTIGIGSYLVRLGQRVIQIDNSHIILTGFAALNKLLGRKVYASNNQLGGIQIMYNNGVTHKTETLDLDGVYTILHWLSYIPNARGGILPIVSPSDPIERMIDFTPTKAPYDPRWMLAGRYNPANPSDWETGFFDRGTFAEIMEPWAQTVVTGRAKLGGIPVGVIAVETRTVEVTIPADPANLDSEAKTFQQAGQVWFPDSSFKTAQAIKDFGREELPLIILANWRGFSGGQKDMYEQIVKFGAYIVDGLREYKQPVIVYLPPNAELRGGAWAVLDPTINPRYMETYADPESRAGVLEPEGIVEVKYKEKDIVKTIHRLDPTVLELKNQLAAAGENKELVAELENKIKARTNALLQNYHPVAVHFADLHDTPERMLEKGCISEIVPWRNSRTWIYWRMRRLLLEEHFIKQILEAQEGLSVGQAKSMLRRWFVEDMGATEAYRWEANESAVEWLENQKRTDSTVLRNIYAVKKDAIISQIQESLSDCPEAALDAIVGLCQSLSPAQRGEVVKTLAQLDFNDKEHTSLG; translated from the exons GTGACGCGAGTACTGCGGACGGTTGTGACACAGAACCACCCATCGGAGTTTTGACGAACGGCAACGGTTCCGCGCAGGCTCAGCCGATCGTTGACGCGGCAGCAGTGGAGCTGGTCGCACAGCAGATCAAGCAGGTGTCCGTGTCGAACGCCAACTTCCTTTACGACCGTCCGCAACCACGCCGGCAGCAAAAGCAGAAGCGACCGAATCGTCCCCAGGACCGTCCGTGCTTGGTAAACGGTCGGCAGGAGCGGTACGCTGAGACCGAATCCGTCGACACGAACGACAACCATATCAAGATGGAAACCACAACCGACTCGGTCCCGGCAACGACGGGCGAGGAAAACAGCAGCGCCGCTCCGGGGCAGGAGCGGGCCAGCTTCATCGTCGGCGAGGAGGACAGCCAGCTGGACGACGAGCTGGAGGCGAACGATGCGTTCCCGCAAACGATGGAGAACGGCAGCGGTCTGCGCAGTGTTTCGTCCTACGAGATGAACCTGACGGAAAAAAGGCGCCGCTTAAG gcCAAGTATGTCCCATGGCACGGGACTGGGACTGCAGCGTGGCCAGGAACGTGACTTTGTGCTATCGACGACGGAGGAGTTCGTTAAGAAATTTAACGGTACGCGTGTGATCAACAAG GTGCTGATCGCAAACAATGGTATCGCGGCGGTCAAGTGCATGCGCTCGATCCGCCGCTGGTCGTACGAGATGTTCAAGAATGAGCGCGCGGTCCGGTTCGTGGTGATGGTGACGCCCGAAGACCTGAAGGCGAACGCCGAGTACATCAAGATGGCGGACCATTACGTGCCCGTGCCGGGCGgctcgaacaacaacaactacgcGAACGTGGAGCTGATCGTGGACATTGCGCTGCGCACGCAGGTGCAGGCGGTGTGGGCCGGCTGGGGCCACGCGTCCGAAAACCCGAAGCTGCCGGAGCTGCTGCACAAGAAGAATCTGGTGTTTCTGGGGCCGCCGGAACGGGCCATGTGGGCGCTCGGCGACAAGGTAGCGTCCTCGATCGTGGCGCAGACGGCCGAAATTCCCACACTGCCGTGGTCGGGCTCGGAGCTGAAGGCTCAGTACAGCGGGAAGAAGATCAAGATTTCGAGCGAGCTGTTTGCGCGCGGCTGCGTGACCACGTCCGACCAGGGACTGGTGGCGGCGGGTAAGATCGGCTTCCCGGTCATGATCAAGGCGTCCGAGGGCGGCGGTGGCAAGGGCATCCGGCGCGTCGACTCGCCGGACGAGTTCCCCGCCCTGTTCCGGCAGGTGCAGGCGGAGGTGCCCGGGTCGCCGATCTTCGTGATGAAGCTGGCGCGCGGCGCCCGCCATCTCGAGGTGCAGCTGCTGGCCGACCAGTACGGCAATGCGATCAGCCTGTTCGGGCGCGACTGCTCGATCCAGCGCCGGCACCAGAAGATCATCGAGGAGGCGCCGGCCGTCATCGCCGATCCGGCCGTGTTCGAGGAGATGGAGCGGGCGGCGGTGCGGCTGGCGAAGATGGTCGGGTACGTGAGCGCGGGCACGGTCGAGTACCTGTACGACTCGGAGGGCAAGTACTTCTTCCTCGAGCTGAACCCCCGGCTGCAGGTGGAGCATCCGTGCACGGAGATGGTGGCGGACGTGAATCTGCCCGCCTGCCAGCTGCAGATCGGCATGGGCGTGCCGCTGTACCGCATCAAGGACATCCGGCTGCTGTACGGCGAGAGCCCGTGGGGCAGCACCGTGATCGACTTCGACTGTCCGAGCCAGAAGCCACGGCCGTGGGGCCACGTCATCGCGGCCCGCATCACGTCGGAAAATCCGGACGAAGGGTTCAAGCCGAGCTCGGGCACGGTGCAGGAGCTGAACTTCCGCTCGAGCAAGAACGTGTGGGGATACTTCAGTGTGGCGGCGTCCGGCGGGCTGCACGAGTTTGCCGACTCGCAGTTCGGCCATTGCTTCTCGTGGGGCGAGAACCGGCAGCAGGCGCGTGAGAATCTCGTGATCGCGCTGAAGGAGCTCTCGATCCGCGGTGACTTCCGGACGACGGTCGAGTATCTGATCACGCTGCTGGAGACGAACAGCTTCCTGGACAACACGATCGACACGGCCTGGCTGGATGCGCTCATCGCCGAGCGGGTGCAGTCGGACAAGCCGGACATCATACTCGGTGTGGTGTGCGGTGCGCTGCACATTGCCGACCGCAAGGTGACGGATGCGTTCGCCAGCTTCAAGGGCTCGATGGAGAAGGGCCAGATACAGGCGGCCAACACGCTGACGAACGTGGTCGACGTGGAGCTGATCGCGGAGGGCGTGCGGTACAAGGTGCAGGCCGCCAAGAGCGGGCCCAACACGTACTTTCTCGTGATGAACGGGTCGTTCAAGGAGGTGGAGGTGCACCGGCTGTCCGACGGGGGGATGCTGCTGTCGCTCGAAGGCTCCAGCTACACGACCTACATGAAGGAGGAGGTCGATCGGTACCGCATCGTGATCGGCAACCAGACGTGCGTGTTCGAGAAGGAGAACGATCCGTCGCTGTTGCGGTCGCCGTCGGCCGGCAAGGTGATCAGCCTGCTGGTGGAGGACGGTGCGCACGTCTCCAAGGGCCAGGCGTACGCGGAAATCGAAGTGATGAAGATGGTGATGACGCTGAAGGCGAACGAGGCGGGCACGGTAACGTTTGTGCGCCGCCCGGGGGCCGTACTGGATGCGGGCACCCTCATCGGACACCTCGAGCTGGACGATCCGTCGCTCGTGACGAAGGCGCAGCCGTACAAGAACCCGTGGCCGGTCAGCGAGCACGTGCAGATACCGGAAAAGCTGAACCGCATCCACTCGTGCTACAAAACGATCCTGGAGAACACGCTCGCCGGCTACTGTCTGCCGGACCCGTACAATGCGCCCCGGCTGCGCGAGATTATCGAAAAGTTTATGCTCAGCTTGCGCGACCCgtcgctgccgctgctcgAGCTGCAGGAGGTGATTGCCTCGATCTCGGGCCGCATACCCGTGTCGGTGGAGAAGAAGATCCGCAAGCTGATGCAGCTGTACGAGCGCAACATTACGAGCGTGCTGGCCCAGTTCCCGTCGCAGATGATCGCGAGCGTGATCGATAGCCACGCGGCCACGCTGCAGAAGCGGGCCGACCGGGACGTGTTCTTCCTCACCACGCAGGGCATCGTGCAGCTGGTGCAGCGCTACCGCAACGGCATTCGGGGGCGCATGAAGGCGGCagtgcacgagctgctgaagcAGTACTACGCGGTCGAGTCGCAGTTCCAGCACGGCCACTACGACAAGTGTGTGGCGGCGATACGGGAAAAGCACAAGGACGACATGGACGTGGTGGTGGGCACGATCTTTTCCCACAGCCAGGTGGCGAAGAAGAACCTGCTCGTGACGCTGCTGGTCGACCATCTGTGGGCGAACGAGCCGGGGCTGACGGACGAGCTGGCCGCTACGCTGAGCGAGCTGACGTCGCTCAACCGGGCGGAACACTCGCGGGTGGCGCTGCGCGCCCGCCAGGTGCTGATCGCGGCCCACCAGCCCGCGTACGAGCTGCGCCACAATCAGATGGAGTCGATCTTCCTGTCCGCGGTCGACATGTACGGGCACGACTTCCATCCGGAGAACCTGCAGCGCTTGATCCAGTCGGAGACGTCGATCTTCGACATACTGCACGATTTCTTCTACCACTCGAACCGGGCCGTGTGCAATGCGGCGCTGGAGGTGTACGTGCGCCGCGCGTACACGTCGTACGAGCTGACCTGCCTGCAGCATCTCGAGCTGTCCGGGGAGGTGCCGCTGGTGCACTTCCAGTTCCTGCTACCGACGGCTCATCCGAATCGATACAA CTCGGAAGGTAACGATCCGGACGCCATTCCGGACTCGTTCATGCGCACTGGATGCATGGCTGCGTTCGATTCGTTCGAGCACTTCAATCAATATTCGGACGAAATACTGGACCTGCTGGAGGACTACGCGTCGCCGGTGTTTGTCAATCCGAAGGTGCTGGAGGCCGTCGATGGGGGCGATTCGGACCGCCGGATGAGCACATCCATTAACGTTTCGATTTCCGATCAGGTGAATCGTGCCGTTGAAAGTGAAGCTGCCGCAC CGAGGCCGTCGGATGCGATCCATATTTTGAGCATTGCCGTGCGTGACATGGGCGATATGGAGGACCATCAGATGGAGCAAGTGTTTGGTTCGTTCTGCAATCTGCACCGCGAGGAGCTGCTGAGCCGCCGTGTGAGACGCATCACCTTCGCTGCGTTGAAAAA GCGACAGTTCCCGAAGTTCTTCACCTACCGTGCGCGCGACCAGTTCGAGGAGGATCGCATCTACCGGCATCTCGAGCCGGCCTGCGCCTTCCAGCTGGAGCTGAACCGCATGAAAACGTACGACCTGGAGGCGCTGCCAACGGCCAACCAGAAGATGCACCTCTACCTCGGGCGGGCGAAGGTGCCGAAGGGCCAGGAGGTGACGGATTTCCGCTTCTTCATCCGGTCGATCATACGCCACTCGGACCTCATCACCAAGGAGGCGTCGTTCGAGTACCTGCAGAACGAGGGCGAACGGGTGCTGCTCGAGGCGATGGACGAGCTGGAGGTGGCGTTCTCCCATCCGCAGGCGAAGCGCACCGACTGCAACCACATCTTCCTCAACTTTGTCCCGACCGTCATCATGGATCCAGCCAAGATCGAGGAATCGGTCACGAAGATGGTGATGCGGTACGGGCCGCGACTCTGGAAGCTGCGCGTGCTGCAGGCCGAGCTGAAGATGGTCATCCGGCAGACGCCCCAGTCACCGACCACCTCGGTGCGGCTCTGCATTGCGAACGATTCCGGCTACTTCCTCGACATTGCCATGTACACCGAGGTGACGGATCCGGAGACGCACGTGATCAAGTTCCAGGCATACGGTAGCCGGCAGGGCCCGCTGCACGGCCTGCCCATCTCGTCCCCGTACATGACCAAAGATTTCCTGCAGCAGAAGCGCTTCCAGGCGCAGTCGAACGGCACGACGTACGTGTACGACATACCGGACATGTTCCGCCAGATGACGGAGCGGCTGTGGAAGGAGTTCTCCAAGGCGCGCCCCACCGAGGACATCCGCATCCCGGAGAAGATTCTGCTCGAGTGCAACGAGCTGGTGCTGAACGGCGACACCCTGGAGGAGATCCAGCGGCTGCCGGGCGAGAACAACGTCGGCATGGTGGCGTGGCGCATCGTGCTCGCGACGCCGGAGTTCGCCAACGGCCGCGAGATCATCGTCATCGCGAACGATCTGACCTATCTGATCGGGTCGTTCGGGCCGCAGGAGGATCTGCTGTTCTACAAGGCGTCCGAGCTGTCGCGTCAGCGCAAGTGTCCCCGCATCTACATCTCGGTCAACAGTGGGGCCCGCATCGGGCTGGCCGAGGAGGTGAAGTCGCTGTTCAAGGTCGCCTGGGAAGACCCGGAGGAGCCGGAGAAGGGCTTCAAGTATCTGTACCTCACCACGGACGATTACAGCAAGATCGCGAACAGCAACTCGGTGCGCGCGATACTGATCGAGGACGAGGGCGAGCCGCGCTACAAGATAACGGACATCATCGGCAAAACGGACGGGCTCGGGGTGGAAAACCTCCGGTACGCCGGCATGATTGCGGGCGAAACGTCCCGCGCGTACGAGGACGTGGTCACGATCTCGATGGTGACGTGCCGCACGATCGGCATCGGCTCGTACCTGGTGCGGCTCGGCCAGCGCGTCATCCAGATCGACAACTCGCACATCATCCTGACCGGCTTCGCCGCGCTGAACAAGCTGCTCGGCCGGAAGGTGTACGCGTCCAACAATCAGCTCGGCGGCATCCAGATCATGTACAACAACGGCGTCACGCACAAGACGGAAACGCTCGACCTGGACGGGGTGTACACGATCCTGCACTGGCTGTCGTATATTCCGAATGCGCGCGGCGGCATTCTGCCGATCGTGTCGCCGAGCGATCCGATCGAGCGTATGATCGACTTCACGCCCACCAAGGCACCGTACGATCCGCGCTGGATGCTGGCGGGACGGTACAACCCTGCCAATCCGTCCGACTGGGAGACGGGCTTCTTCGATCGCGGCACGTTCGCGGAAATAATGGAACCGTGGGCCCAGACGGTCGTGACGGGTCGGGCCAAGCTGGGCGGTATCCCGGTCGGGGTGATTGCGGTTGAGACGCGCACCGTCGAGGTGACCATACCGGCCGATCCGGCCAACCTGGACTCGGAGGCGAAAACGTTCCAGCAGGCCGGCCAGGTGTGGTTCCCGGACTCGTCGTTCAAGACGGCGCAGGCGATCAAGGACTTTGGGCGCGAAGAGCTGCCGCTAATTATCCTTGCCAACTGGCGCGGATTCTCCGGCGGACAGAAGG ATATGTACGAACAGATCGTCAAGTTTGGTGCTTACATTGTGGACGGCTTGCGGGAGTACAAGCAGCCCGTGATCGTCTATCTGCCCCCGAATGCCGAACTGCGGGGCGGTGCGTGGGCCGTGCTGGATCCAACCATCAATCCACGCTACATGGAAACGTACGCCGATCCGGAATCGCGCGCCGGTGTGCTCGAGCCGGAAGGTATCGTCGAGGTGAAGTACAAGGAGAAGGACATTGTGAAAACCATTCACCGTCTCGATCCGACCGTGCTGGAG CTCAAGAACCAGTTGGCTGCCGCGGGTGAAAACAAGGAGCTGGTGGCCGAACTGGAGAACAAAATCAAAGCCCGGACGAACGCGCTGCTGCAGAACTACCATCCGGTGGCGGTACACTTTGCCGACTTGCACGATACGCCCGAGCGAATGCTGGAGAAGGGCTGCATCAGTGAAATCGTGCCGTGGCGCAACTCGCGCACCTGGATCTACTGGCgcatgcggcggctgctgctggaggaacACTTCATCAAGCAGATCCTGGAGGCGCAGGAAGGTCTGTCGGTGGGTCAGGCGAAATCGATGCTGCGCAGATGGTTCGTGGAGGATATGGGAGCTACGGAG GCATACCGCTGGGAGGCAAACGAGTCAGCTGTGGAATGGTTGGAAAACCAGAAGCGTACCGACTCGACCGTGCTGCGCAATATCTACGCAGTGAAAAAGGACGCAATAATCTCACAAATTCAGGAATCATTAAGC GACTGTCCGGAAGCAGCGCTCGATGCGATAGTCGGTCTCTGTCAGTCTCTGTCGCCCGCACAGCGTGGCGAGGTGGTCAAAACGCTCGCTCAGCTAGATTTCAACGATAAGGAGCACACAAGCCTTGGATGA